The Phaeodactylum tricornutum CCAP 1055/1 chromosome 6, whole genome shotgun sequence region AGCTACAGGCTCCCCGAAGCTCCGTCTGCTTGAGCAAGCGTTCGTCTCCTTCTCGATCCAACGGAGCGCTGACCATGCACATGGGTCACAGCCATAGTCATCATATTCACACTCATACCGAAGAGCTCAAGAACAAGCAACTACAAACGAAAAAACGCCGACGCCGTGCGGCACTCTTTCTCTTCACGGCCCTCGCTATTCTGGGACCGCCGCTATTTCGTCAACGCACGCTAACACGGACTGATGTGGGGACGTTTCTGTTGACATCCACTATCCTTACCATGAGTGACACCGTACGTCGTAAAATTCAACACGCCATTCGGAAAATAGGACAATTGCGTGAAGGCATTGTCAAGCATTCGTCACCCGTATCTCCGGGAAAATTTCTCAGTTACCTTTTCCGGAACGACAACGCGGCTGATCGGGTAACGCTTTTGGGCAGTGTGATCAACTTATTTTTGAGTGCGGGAAAATTTGCCGTTGGCGTGTCGTGTCATTCGAGCGCTTTGATAGCGGATGCCGGGCATTCGCTGTCGGACCTCTTTAGTGACTTTATCACCCTGTGGGCGGTGCAAATCGGTCGTTTGCCTCCGGATGATGATCATCCGTACGGACACGGAAAATTCGAAGCCATCGGCTCCCTGTTCCTCTCATTGACCTTGCTGGCGACTGGAATATCCGTCGGCGCGGCTTCCAATCGGAAACTCATTGAAATCATCACTATCCAACGAGCGTCCGGCTGGGGTACCGCGGCATCCCTAGCTGGACAAGTGCCTACTTCGCCCGCTCTGTTCATGGCTGCCCTcagcattttttccaaagaatGGTTGTATCGTATTACAAAGCAGGTTGGAGATAGACTGAATTCGCAAGTGATTCTAGCGAATGCCTGGCATCATCGATCCGATGCGTACTCGTCTGTTCTTGCACTCTTGGCGATTGGGCTAGCGATGTATTTTCCCGCGATGATTGCTGCGGACTCGGCTGCTGGTATACTGGTGGCCGGGATGATTTGCATGACTGGTGCAGAAATTATGGGCGAATCCATTAAGCAGTTGACGGACACGAGCAACGAAGCCCTCGTGAAAAAGATAAAGCGTCTCGCGAAGGATTACTCCGATAATGTCTTTGAAGTAACACGAGTGCGGGCGCGACAAGTTGGCTCATCTGCAATTGTCGATGTTGCCATTGCGACTCCGGGAGagttgtcgtcgtctgctTCTCGCGTCATGGCGGAAGGTTTGCGACGCAAGATTATGCAGTCCGTTGATGTAGTTGACGCTGAAGTCCATTCGACTACGCACGACACTCCACTTTTGCATGCCACCAAGACACGAGAAGCCATGGCGAGTAATGGTGTGGTTGTCCAACCCAACATGAACGACATCGAAGAGAAGGTGCGACAAAACATCAATTCTCAGCATCCTAAAGTTCGGTCGGTGCAGGGAGTCACGGTTAAGCTTGCCGAGTCGTCGGCCCGCAGGAATAGCGTCGACGTGGTTATCCGTGTGGATCCCGAAGCAACAGTTGCGGCGGCGCACGCAGTCGCGGAAGATCTGAGAAAATCTCTCGAAAATATCGATCACATCCATCAAGCTAGTATTTTTTTGGACTTGAACGCTGAACTCATATCGGTTTCTAATGCCTTGAAACCTTGAATGCGGAACAAATTGTCAAAGCCCAAACCCAATATACTACCTAGCTAACAGGGATACGGTTGGACCACAAAGCAGATGGGAGGGAACTGCAATCAACTTGCGCACTCGATAACACTACACAGCATTCACAGCTATACCATCGCATCCATATCAACTGCATCCGTTGCATTGATGAAAGACTGTAGCGTCACAATCTTCCCTTTAGTGAATATTTCAATTTTGTACTATAAATTACTGGTTGCCGCCTTCGATTGACCTAGAACTGCTTTGAGCCGACTCTGCCATGACTCATGGAAACCGATCGCGTCCAGGTAGCCCGGTGATACTGATCCGTACTTGGAACGCAGGAAGCTCAGGGTggcttccatggcttcgCGAGGTGCACCAGAGAAAACTCGTTTGTCGATTTTTCCTGTCACTTTTACACTTGCAGTAAGTTGATCCGTCACCGCAGAACTATCAAGTAACATCGATTCCGAGAGATGGTAGTCATCGATTATGACGTCATCGGATATCCCAAGAACCGATTGACATAGCATAACGCTTAATCCAGTTCGGTCCTTCCCTTGTACACAATGGATTACTACCGGAGAGGTCGGATTCTTCTCCAGATGCAACACAATCGCCGTCAAGGCCTCTTTCAGAACATGCTTCCCCGTCTCAAGAATGGCTTCATTGAGTCCAGCCAATCCTTTGGTATTCAGAACTTCCATTCGGAGATTGTGCAGCTGTTTGCCGTCCACAATTTTGTACATGTTACTTTTTAGCTTTTGCTGTGGTGTCATCCAGTTTTTGTCCAAGTATGCCATGAAAGTGGAAGGCGACAGAGGATCTAAGCGTAAGACAACGCGTTCACTCGAAAGTGGCGGGGAGAATGAATCGCGTTGGACGCTAAACTTTCCACCAGGCGCTCTAGACATCCAAGTCTGTGAATCTTTTTCGCTACGCTCTGAATCCGATCGCAAATCCAGAATCAGGCCAGCCCTttccaacaacagcatctCCCCGTTCGAGTGGTTGTTGGCATAAAGTCGACGAGCCAAACCATCAGTTTTCGCACACCGATAAATATTGGAGAGTCCTCTGGCGGCCCGGAAATTCCGAACACATACATCTGTACTGAGGTCTACAGGATCCTCTGATAAGCCCTGCATCGTCGATATCTCTGCGGCTTTGCTCGAATCAGCTGTCACCGATTTTGAAGCGACGCCGGTGCTCTTCGCGGTTGGGGAAACAAAAGAGCAGACACAGCGACAGCCGAAAAACATCCAAATGAAAATCAGGAGTCTGCAACGCACTAATTTTTTTGTTCTGCGACCCATGACACCATAAGCATGCTCTCATGCCAGTATAAATAAGTGTTGGTGGCAAAAAGTGCCATGGTACACACTAACACAATCGCTGAGGCTCGTCAAACTACGACTCCCGAGTAAACTCACTCATGATGCTTGACATTGTTGTATCCAATACTAGCTAGGGTGATATTCTGAACTCTATCCGAGAAAAAGCTGTTTTCCCGAGGAAATTGACGTAGATGCAATCTCGTCTTGCCAGCGCTTATTGTTAGATTGACGTGACCTATGACAGCAGGAAACTATTGTCAGTGCTTTCCTTTACAAGAAAAGAGATTCCTTTTAGTTTATTCCTCTATTTCAGAAAGGTCGACAGCTACCACAAACGAAAGAATCTTCTCAAAGGAATTTCTTGTTTCAGATATAGAAATCATTCGCTGACTTTTCAACACAGTTTTGCGAGTCTCCGGAATAAAGATGGGAAATTCCGTGGTCCTTTTCCCTCACATCGTACCGCGGTAGCATAAACTGCAAAAAAAAACCAAAAACGCGTCTCGTTACTATTTCGTCATTGATCGGAGGAGGA contains the following coding sequences:
- a CDS encoding predicted protein codes for the protein MPSISASVKLSILLACIASLTSPALSFTPLLSSLAASVSKLQAPRSSVCLSKRSSPSRSNGALTMHMGHSHSHHIHTHTEELKNKQLQTKKRRRRAALFLFTALAILGPPLFRQRTLTRTDVGTFLLTSTILTMSDTVRRKIQHAIRKIGQLREGIVKHSSPVSPGKFLSYLFRNDNAADRVTLLGSVINLFLSAGKFAVGVSCHSSALIADAGHSLSDLFSDFITLWAVQIGRLPPDDDHPYGHGKFEAIGSLFLSLTLLATGISVGAASNRKLIEIITIQRASGWGTAASLAGQVPTSPALFMAALSIFSKEWLYRITKQVGDRLNSQVILANAWHHRSDAYSSVLALLAIGLAMYFPAMIAADSAAGILVAGMICMTGAEIMGESIKQLTDTSNEALVKKIKRLAKDYSDNVFEVTRVRARQVGSSAIVDVAIATPGELSSSASRVMAEGLRRKIMQSVDVVDAEVHSTTHDTPLLHATKTREAMASNGVVVQPNMNDIEEKVRQNINSQHPKVRSVQGVTVKLAESSARRNSVDVVIRVDPEATVAAAHAVAEDLRKSLENIDHIHQASIFLDLNAELISVSNALKP
- a CDS encoding predicted protein, coding for MQGLSEDPVDLSTDVCVRNFRAARGLSNIYRCAKTDGLARRLYANNHSNGEMLLLERAGLILDLRSDSERSEKDSQTWMSRAPGGKFSVQRDSFSPPLSSERVVLRLDPLSPSTFMAYLDKNWMTPQQKLKSNMYKIVDGKQLHNLRMEVLNTKGLAGLNEAILETGKHVLKEALTAIVLHLEKNPTSPVVIHCVQGKDRTGLSVMLCQSVLGISDDVIIDDYHLSESMLLDSSAVTDQLTASVKVTGKIDKRVFSGAPREAMEATLSFLRSKYGSVSPGYLDAIGFHESWQSRLKAVLGQSKAATSNL